One Festucalex cinctus isolate MCC-2025b chromosome 3, RoL_Fcin_1.0, whole genome shotgun sequence DNA window includes the following coding sequences:
- the cdkn1cb gene encoding uncharacterized protein cdkn1cb, which yields MGDMSHAQLSSIAMERLAARRTFPFHKRTGVCRNLFGPVDHDELSREMSVKLREISERDRQRWNFNFEANTPLEGDYEWVEVSADSAPAFYRDSTRLGVPATPVKLHPDALERLAAPEEGSDGARAAELNQENRADKLNSRRLAHRSGPCGGRKRPTTTANADSNAHITDFFVKRKRAAERKCVELGHHSNKSAMEQTPRKRIR from the exons ATGGGGGACATGTCTCACGCCCAGTTATCGAGCATCGCCATGGAGAGGCTGGCGGCCCGGAGGACCTTCCCTTTCCACAAGCGCACCGGCGTCTGTCGGAACCTCTTCGGACCGGTGGACCACGACGAACTGAGCCGGGAGATGAGCGTCAAACTGCGGGAGATTTCCGAGCGCGACCGGCAGCGGTGGAACTTTAATTTTGAAGCCAACACCCCGCTGGAAGGAGACTACGAGTGGGTGGAGGTCTCCGCGGATAGCGCCCCGGCGTTCTACCGGGACTCGACCCGGCTCGGCGTGCCCGCGACGCCCGTCAAGCTGCACCCGGACGCGCTGGAACGTCTGGCGGCGCCCGAGGAGGGGAGCGACGGCGCGCGGGCGGCGGAGCTCAACCAGGAGAACCGCGCGGACAAGCTCAACTCCCGGAGGCTGGCCCACAGAAGTGGCCCTTGCGGCGGACGGAAAAGGCCGACGACGACGGCCAACGCGGATAGCAACGCGCACATCACAG ATTTCTTCGTGAAACGAAAGAGGGCCGCGGAGAGAAAGTGTGTGGAGCTCGGCCATCATTCCAACAAGTCTGCCATGGAGCAAACCCCCAGGAAGAGGATCCGTTGA